From Candidatus Hydrogenedentota bacterium, the proteins below share one genomic window:
- a CDS encoding HPr family phosphocarrier protein — MTNEETTQAVDEIVEELTIVNPLGLHARPAAALVQTVLQFKSDVYISLNGHRVNAKSIMGLLTLAAACGSVLMFSCKGSDARQAMDAVRTLIESGFGEV; from the coding sequence ATGACGAATGAAGAAACCACACAAGCCGTCGATGAAATCGTCGAAGAGCTGACCATCGTGAATCCGCTTGGGCTTCATGCGAGGCCGGCGGCAGCTCTCGTTCAGACGGTTTTGCAGTTCAAGAGCGATGTCTATATTTCATTGAATGGGCACCGTGTCAACGCCAAGAGTATCATGGGTTTGCTGACTCTTGCCGCAGCGTGCGGCAGCGTCCTCATGTTCTCGTGCAAAGGGAGCGATGCGCGCCAAGCGATGGACGCCGTGCGCACGCTGATTGAGTCCGGGTTCGGGGAAGTCTAG